The DNA region TCAACCGCTGATTTAGGAATGTAATCGCCCATCCGGTTGTTCAAATATCAGATCCTCCATCTGCGCATAGGCAGATTCGTTACCAGGCACATTGAACAGCACCATCAGGATCACCCATTTAAGATCTTCGAGTACCAAAGATGAATCATCTAGCTCCATCACTCGGTCGATAACCATTTCGCGGGTATTGAAATTGAGCACGCCAATCTCTTCCAAGAACAACAGGAAACCGCGACATTCCACATCCAGTTTGTCGATTTCTTCTTTGGTGTAAATCCGGAAAGAGTAACTGTCATTGGTTCTGACATAAGGTGTATCACTTTCCTGCAGAGCAGCTAAACGCTCAAGCCAGCTGAGTGCTTTGAGGATTTCTGACTGATGAAAACCTGCACGAGTCAGTTCTTTGGTCAACTCATCTTCGTCGACCATCAGTTCAACTTCACTATGAACATAGTTTTCAAACAGATACATGAGGATATCAAACATGGCTAGTTCCTCTTGAGTCTAACGTAACCACCGGGTACTGCGGCAACCCAACCTTGTAATTCAAGTTCAAGCAATTGTTCCAACACCAGATCCAACGTTATACCGCTCTGTTCAACCACAACATCAAGTGGTGTGGTCTCATACCCTACACTAGCTAACAGCGTTTTAAATGGCAACTGCGAGTTGTGTTCTGTTTGTAACGGAACATAACTCGGTAGTGCTTGCAGATGACTCTGCAACAACGGCGACAGCTCTTCTATTATATCGGCCAGTG from Shewanella dokdonensis includes:
- a CDS encoding DUF494 family protein, with the translated sequence MFDILMYLFENYVHSEVELMVDEDELTKELTRAGFHQSEILKALSWLERLAALQESDTPYVRTNDSYSFRIYTKEEIDKLDVECRGFLLFLEEIGVLNFNTREMVIDRVMELDDSSLVLEDLKWVILMVLFNVPGNESAYAQMEDLIFEQPDGRLHS